In Alkalihalobacterium alkalinitrilicum, a genomic segment contains:
- a CDS encoding alpha/beta hydrolase, whose translation MWKWECSQQPKGVIVIIHGAGEHHGRYGWLRKQWQQAGFHIVMGDLPGQGKTRGKRGHIDSFNQYIETVYEWYKEAALYGLPVYLIGHSMGGLISIRTLMEKRMEIHGVILSSPLLKLAEEPPKYKTMASKALHRLLPSVTAPSGLKTHLVTRNEEIREAYLIDELRVTKVSLRWYQEILKAMTLAKRNVSDFPNVPLLLLQAGDDRIVNSEAAKFWFDQLQTSEKWFKEWDGLFHELFNEPERDDVFRYAKTFVELHLT comes from the coding sequence ATGTGGAAATGGGAATGTAGCCAACAGCCAAAGGGCGTTATTGTTATCATTCACGGAGCTGGAGAACATCACGGAAGATATGGTTGGTTAAGAAAACAGTGGCAACAAGCTGGATTTCATATTGTCATGGGTGATTTACCTGGTCAAGGTAAAACAAGAGGAAAGCGTGGACATATTGATTCATTTAATCAATATATTGAAACAGTCTATGAGTGGTATAAAGAAGCTGCATTGTATGGTTTACCTGTTTATTTAATAGGGCATAGTATGGGTGGACTCATTTCCATTCGTACGTTAATGGAGAAAAGGATGGAAATACATGGAGTCATTTTATCATCACCTTTATTGAAATTAGCAGAAGAACCACCTAAATATAAGACGATGGCATCGAAAGCATTACACAGACTATTACCTAGCGTCACCGCTCCATCTGGTTTAAAAACCCATCTTGTTACCAGAAATGAAGAAATAAGAGAAGCTTATTTAATAGATGAACTCCGAGTAACGAAAGTATCGTTACGGTGGTATCAAGAAATCTTGAAGGCAATGACCCTGGCTAAAAGAAACGTGAGTGATTTTCCAAATGTTCCACTTCTTCTACTTCAAGCAGGTGATGACCGCATCGTGAATAGTGAAGCGGCTAAGTTTTGGTTTGATCAGTTACAAACGAGTGAAAAATGGTTCAAGGAGTGGGATGGACTCTTCCATGAACTCTTTAATGAACCTGAACGAGACGATGTATTTCGTTATGCCAAAACATTTGTCGAACTTCATCTAACATAA
- a CDS encoding glycosyltransferase family 4 protein, giving the protein MKIALFTDTFAPQVNGVARTLQRLVHHFEHRKVPYQLFVPETIQQTDVYSHHIHSFFSLPFFLYPECRMALPNPFTIRQQIDAFKPDLIHITTPFNIGLSGLHYGKKLNIPMVGSYHTHFDHYLKYYKLTFMSEGLWKFMKWFYSHFNMTFVPSKETKAHLVRRGFTNIDLWTRGVDCFQFSPKHKDTSLYERFNIKKKYVLLFVGRMAPEKDLETLQAVMEQLPERIKNEVHWIYVGDGPLLQEYKENFTQNITFTGYLAGSELASIYALADLFVFPSTTETFGNVVLEALASGTPAIVANAGGVTEIVTHEQTGIICEAKSPTSFISAIERLLSDEILRLQMGYEARKYARSQSWETIFDNLLLQYEKAYSMSHSDMKLVSSHH; this is encoded by the coding sequence ATGAAAATCGCGTTATTTACCGATACATTTGCTCCTCAAGTAAATGGTGTAGCTCGCACCCTACAACGACTTGTTCATCATTTTGAACACCGTAAAGTCCCTTATCAGCTATTTGTTCCTGAAACAATACAGCAAACTGATGTATACTCCCATCATATTCACTCGTTTTTCAGTTTGCCTTTTTTCCTATATCCTGAATGTCGCATGGCTCTTCCTAATCCGTTTACTATTCGACAACAGATCGATGCTTTTAAACCTGACCTCATTCATATTACTACTCCATTTAATATCGGACTCAGTGGCCTTCACTATGGGAAAAAGCTAAACATTCCAATGGTTGGTTCTTACCACACCCACTTTGATCATTATTTAAAATATTATAAACTTACCTTTATGTCCGAAGGGCTATGGAAGTTTATGAAATGGTTTTATTCACACTTTAATATGACCTTTGTTCCTTCAAAAGAAACGAAAGCTCATTTAGTAAGACGTGGATTTACAAATATCGACTTATGGACTCGAGGAGTCGATTGTTTTCAATTTAGTCCAAAGCATAAAGATACGAGCTTATATGAACGATTTAATATTAAAAAGAAATATGTACTGCTTTTTGTTGGCAGAATGGCGCCCGAAAAAGACTTAGAGACGTTGCAGGCAGTCATGGAGCAACTCCCAGAAAGAATAAAAAATGAAGTCCATTGGATTTATGTAGGAGATGGACCACTTCTACAAGAATACAAAGAGAACTTCACACAAAACATTACATTTACAGGCTATCTAGCTGGTTCTGAACTAGCTTCAATTTATGCTCTAGCTGACCTATTTGTTTTCCCTTCAACAACAGAAACCTTTGGGAATGTCGTCTTAGAAGCACTAGCTTCTGGAACGCCAGCAATTGTAGCTAATGCCGGTGGCGTTACTGAGATTGTTACTCATGAACAAACTGGAATTATCTGCGAAGCAAAAAGTCCCACATCTTTCATTTCAGCGATTGAAAGGCTACTATCTGATGAAATTCTTCGCTTACAAATGGGGTATGAAGCGAGGAAGTACGCTCGGTCTCAATCATGGGAAACGATATTTGACAACTTACTTTTACAATATGAAAAAGCATATAGTATGTCTCATTCCGATATGAAACTGGTTTCTTCCCATCATTAA
- a CDS encoding phosphatase PAP2 family protein has product MERSKQWFYQTDCSLFYLINEKSQSKISFLVMSYLTHLGGATFTVGITILLCLLLSGPMKGLALAAALALTFSHILVVIFKKGYRRKRPYLVLPNTYVVDNRFKDHSFPSGHTTAIFSVATPFILFNPWLSFLLLPIALLVGVSRIFLGLHYPSDVIVGAILGFSSALLSTVVFSYWFIELGMA; this is encoded by the coding sequence ATGGAAAGATCAAAACAATGGTTTTATCAGACTGATTGTAGCTTGTTTTATTTGATTAACGAGAAAAGCCAGTCCAAAATTTCATTTTTAGTCATGTCGTACCTTACTCACTTAGGCGGAGCCACTTTTACAGTCGGTATAACAATTCTTCTTTGTTTGCTCCTGTCTGGTCCAATGAAAGGATTAGCTTTAGCAGCTGCCTTAGCTTTAACGTTCAGTCACATTCTCGTTGTCATTTTTAAGAAAGGATATCGTCGAAAACGACCTTATCTTGTGTTGCCAAACACTTACGTTGTTGATAACCGATTTAAAGATCATTCCTTTCCTTCGGGCCATACAACAGCAATTTTCTCAGTTGCCACACCGTTTATTCTTTTCAACCCCTGGCTTTCTTTTCTATTGTTACCTATCGCTTTGTTAGTAGGGGTATCTAGAATTTTTCTCGGGCTTCACTATCCTTCAGATGTCATCGTTGGTGCTATTCTGGGCTTCAGTAGTGCCCTTCTATCTACGGTTGTATTTAGCTATTGGTTTATCGAATTAGGAATGGCGTAG
- a CDS encoding gamma carbonic anhydrase family protein — MIYPYNNKTPDIAESAFIADFVTITGDVQIGEKTSIWFNTVIRGDVAPTIIGDRVNVQDNSVLHQSPNNPLILEDDVTVGHQVILHSCILRKNALIGMGSIVLDGAEVGEGAFIGAGSLVPQGKVIPPNSLAFGRPAKVVRELTEEDRKDMARIRREYVEKGQYYKSLQSK, encoded by the coding sequence TTGATTTATCCTTATAATAACAAAACACCTGATATAGCAGAGTCAGCATTTATTGCAGATTTTGTTACAATTACAGGAGATGTACAAATTGGAGAAAAGACAAGCATTTGGTTTAACACCGTTATACGTGGAGATGTAGCCCCTACTATTATAGGAGATCGTGTGAATGTCCAAGATAATTCCGTCCTTCACCAAAGTCCAAATAATCCACTTATCCTTGAAGATGACGTCACAGTAGGTCACCAAGTAATATTACATAGTTGTATTCTTCGTAAAAACGCCCTTATTGGAATGGGGTCCATCGTGCTTGATGGTGCAGAAGTTGGTGAAGGAGCTTTTATTGGTGCAGGTAGTCTTGTCCCACAAGGAAAAGTTATTCCACCAAACAGTCTTGCTTTTGGGCGCCCTGCAAAAGTTGTTCGTGAATTAACAGAAGAAGACCGTAAAGATATGGCACGAATTCGCAGAGAATACGTGGAAAAAGGACAATACTATAAAAGTTTACAATCCAAATAA